TGGATGAACGCTTATATGAAAACAAGGGAAGTCAAAATAATCTCGTTAGAGAAATCAAATTAGTTTGAATGACATGGCAGAAAAACAAGGAGAAAACAAATTCCATTGCCTTACTTTTTCTTCAACTGACCATGCCAACTACCTCCCGTCTTGTTCTCATGCATCATTTCATTAAGGCTTATACATTTATTTTAGAAGCTCATTTGAATTGATAATTGATGCAACAAATGGAGGTTTGATTGCAGCTTCAATCAATCCTATCTAGGGTAGACTTCTGTCATAGAAACCTCATTTATCGAACATTCAGCAGCAAGTCTGCTACTTGTTGGTGTCTGACTTCGTGTGAAAAATGCTGGTTGTGAAGGCACTTGGAGAGAAACAGAACCACTACTCAGCGTAAGATCAACTGAAGACATTGTAGGTCTGTCTGCCATGTTATGCTGGACACACAGCAAACCAATGTGTATACATCTCAATATCTCAGTGTTAAATGCAGGAGATAATGTAGGATCAACTAGGTTCCATGCCTTGCCTTCTATCCAGCTTTTCCAGGCCTGTGACATCAAAATTCCATCTTTCAGTTGTTTGAATCATGTtattatttagttttttttttatcaaataaGGTTAGTGCAAGAATCAGTCAATAAGTAAGCACACTTACAAAAGTAAGCAGATTTTCGGGATTGTCACCAATTTGGAAAGAGCTAATTCTTTGACCGCTTACAATCTCTAGGACAAGTACCCCAAAGCTAAAGACATCGGACTTTACTGTCACATGACCATGGAGCACATACTCGGGTGCCATATATCCACTACCCAAAACAAATGGCATCTCTCAAAGTTAAAAAAAGATGACAACAAACATTATTATTGAATATATTTGCTGTTGTTATTATACTTACTAGGTTCCAACAATTCTGCTTGCAACTGCTTGAGTCTGGTCAATGTTAAACAACCTTGCCATGCCAAAATCTGCAATTTTAGGATTATAATCTGCATCTAACAGAACATTACCCGCTTTGAGGTCACGATGAATGATGCGTAGTCTAGAATCTTCATGAAGGTAAAGAAGTCCTCGAGCAATGCCAATAATAATTTTGTAGCGTGTTTCCCATGGCATAGATGAAGTCTGCATAGTATCTGCATTTATAAAACTGTAAGATAGTAGTTGAGCAGGAAGGTTTGGTATTTAAAGGAATGCTACGTGCCTGCGTACCAAACAAAAAATTGTCAAGGCTTTTATTGATCACAAACTCATAAATCAGAAGCATTTCTTCTTCTTCCAAGCAGTATCCTAGAAGCCTCACCAGATTTCTATGCTGAAGCTTAGCTAATATCAGAATTTCATTTTTGAACTGTAAGTCTCCCTGAACTGAATTCCTTGCTAGTCTCTTCACCGCAATTTCTTCCCCATCAGGTAGCTTTCCCTAAACCAGAAAAAATGATCAATTAACTTCAGGTCATAACAAATTATTTGATAGATTGTAGGAAAATATGTTACCTTATAAACTGTGCCAAATCCACCTTCTCCGAGATAATTGTCATCAGAAAAACTGTTTGTTGCAACCTTGATGGTTCCAAGACTGTACTGTAAGGACTGGAGTGTTTCAATTTCTTCTTCTGAGTTCACAGAGATAACAAAGGTTAGCTAcataacaaaaaaatgaaataaaaatgtTTTAATTCACTGCAAAACAAAAATTAGCATTCTGTCTTACTGTTAAGGTCTTTAGCAGACTTTTTCTGCTTTTTCCTCTGTAAAGTGTATATTGTAGCTATAACTATGATGAGTGATAGTGACCCGATGATTGGGATAATGACAACAATAGCTCTATGAGACTTCTTGCCCTTTTCAACTATCAGAATACAAAATTGAAATCCTGTGTTATATTTCCAATATCATGCCAACACCAGAAATCTCGAACAGATCAAAGAGTACTTCAGTACCTTGTCCAGTAGTACTTCTATTTGACGCTTGTGGTTGTGGCCGCGGTGGTGGTCCTGGCAGTGGACCTACATCAGCTATACCACCATAGAAGGGATAGATTTCATACCGAAGATTACAGCTAGGAGATAACACTCTCGTTCCTGCACTTATAAATGTAGGCTTAACAAGCCATTTTGGAAAGTAGCTAAAGATTAGGTATTGGACACAGGCAACACAATCAAGCCTTGATAAATCAGGACTACACTGCACAAGCCCATATACAGTTTCATTTGTACCAGTAATATTAGTCTGTCCAATGGCAGATTTCAGCTCAGAATTTCCTAATGAAGCCTGATTTTTCAAGGTTCTCATCAAGGAAGTAAGCGTATTGTTAAACCCTGCTATATTAGAAACATTCTTGTTATTCCACACAGCCCATGACGGATAATCTCTTACAACATGAAAAGTGGAGTTATTTGAGAAAAATATCAAGCAGTTTCCAGCGTACCCAAAGGCCTGTTTTTGGTTAGGACAGACCACCGGGAGATTTGCGGCTGAGTCACGCATACAAAGCCGGCAAGTATTCACTGGAACATCGGCCCTGCAGAGGACCATGGCTTCAACTTTGTTGGGGCTTCGGCCAGCAGTGAAGTTGTAGTAGCCTTTAGTGCTTCGAGTATCCGAGGATATTGACTTGAGGACTGTTTGGAGGTTGGTTTGGTAAGTGCTGTTTGGGGTGTATGTGATGTTTCCACATTTGCTAGAGGTGAATTGAAACTGTGCAGAAATTTGGGAAAGGAAAGAAATTATGATGAATTGGAGGACTAACCAGACTAAAGTTAGTAACTCCATCTGTTGTAAATCTTGTGATTTAGGCTGCAAATATTCTTCTGGTGGAAACTATGAAAAAAAGATTTAGAAGGTGTTTAAATGAAATAGAATATGAATTATCGAGCCATCAAGTTGGGTGGGCTGCTTTGAATTCTTTAATTAGAAAGCTAACATTTCttgttttaaatatgatttTAGTTTTGGTCAGTAGAGGCTGCTATGACTACTAGCAACTCAACTCTTGAGTACTCTCTTTAAGTAAAGTAGGTGATG
This Spinacia oleracea cultivar Varoflay chromosome 6, BTI_SOV_V1, whole genome shotgun sequence DNA region includes the following protein-coding sequences:
- the LOC130462619 gene encoding cysteine-rich receptor-like protein kinase 44, with amino-acid sequence MELLTLVWLVLQFIIISFLSQISAQFQFTSSKCGNITYTPNSTYQTNLQTVLKSISSDTRSTKGYYNFTAGRSPNKVEAMVLCRADVPVNTCRLCMRDSAANLPVVCPNQKQAFGYAGNCLIFFSNNSTFHVVRDYPSWAVWNNKNVSNIAGFNNTLTSLMRTLKNQASLGNSELKSAIGQTNITGTNETVYGLVQCSPDLSRLDCVACVQYLIFSYFPKWLVKPTFISAGTRVLSPSCNLRYEIYPFYGGIADVGPLPGPPPRPQPQASNRSTTGQVEKGKKSHRAIVVIIPIIGSLSLIIVIATIYTLQRKKQKKSAKDLNKEEIETLQSLQYSLGTIKVATNSFSDDNYLGEGGFGTVYKGKLPDGEEIAVKRLARNSVQGDLQFKNEILILAKLQHRNLVRLLGYCLEEEEMLLIYEFVINKSLDNFLFDTMQTSSMPWETRYKIIIGIARGLLYLHEDSRLRIIHRDLKAGNVLLDADYNPKIADFGMARLFNIDQTQAVASRIVGTYGYMAPEYVLHGHVTVKSDVFSFGVLVLEIVSGQRISSFQIGDNPENLLTFAWKSWIEGKAWNLVDPTLSPAFNTEILRCIHIGLLCVQHNMADRPTMSSVDLTLSSGSVSLQVPSQPAFFTRSQTPTSSRLAAECSINEVSMTEVYPR